Proteins co-encoded in one Meiothermus sp. genomic window:
- a CDS encoding XdhC family protein: protein MANEIPMLLAALEAAWAEGKQTALATVVRVIGSAYRREGAKMLVREDGGSACMISGGCLEQEMIEIAMQILARGRAERTIFDYNEEKTWWPGCGGTVEVWVEPVEPQGMLHRWLQEATDSEPSVLATVIEGGEGRVWLKPNGALEGQITPPELHEQVVRIARQMQGGTSRPTTRYVQEAEVFFDVSSPIPELVLFGAGHDAKPMANQALVLGFKVTVVDARPELLQGFEGCQTIQAAHDEYAQKISLTPRQHVIIMNHHLDIDRQALRFALESPARYVGMLGPRNRLEKILDALKNEGFVPSPEQMARLRNPIGLDIGAESPEEIAVAAIAEIVALQRGFQGGFLNDKKAGIHEAATVPLLT from the coding sequence ATGGCCAACGAGATTCCCATGCTTTTAGCGGCCCTCGAGGCCGCCTGGGCCGAGGGTAAACAGACCGCGCTGGCTACGGTGGTGCGGGTGATTGGCTCGGCCTACCGTCGTGAAGGGGCCAAAATGCTGGTGCGGGAAGACGGCGGCTCGGCCTGCATGATCTCCGGGGGCTGCCTGGAGCAAGAGATGATCGAAATTGCCATGCAGATCCTGGCCCGGGGCCGTGCCGAACGTACCATCTTCGACTACAACGAAGAGAAAACCTGGTGGCCGGGCTGCGGTGGCACGGTGGAGGTCTGGGTGGAGCCGGTCGAGCCCCAGGGCATGCTCCACCGCTGGCTGCAGGAGGCCACGGACTCGGAGCCTTCGGTGCTGGCTACGGTGATTGAGGGTGGGGAAGGGCGGGTCTGGCTCAAGCCCAACGGGGCGCTCGAGGGCCAGATTACCCCTCCCGAACTGCACGAACAGGTAGTTCGAATCGCCCGGCAGATGCAGGGGGGCACCTCCCGTCCCACCACCCGCTACGTGCAGGAGGCCGAGGTGTTCTTCGACGTGAGCAGCCCCATCCCCGAGCTGGTTTTGTTTGGCGCCGGCCACGACGCCAAGCCCATGGCGAACCAGGCCCTGGTGCTGGGCTTCAAGGTGACGGTGGTGGATGCCCGCCCCGAGTTGCTGCAGGGTTTCGAGGGCTGCCAGACCATTCAGGCCGCACACGACGAATACGCCCAGAAAATCAGCCTGACCCCCCGCCAGCACGTGATTATCATGAACCACCACCTCGACATTGACCGCCAGGCCCTGCGCTTTGCCCTCGAGTCCCCGGCACGGTATGTGGGTATGCTGGGCCCGCGCAACCGGCTGGAAAAAATCCTGGATGCGCTCAAAAACGAAGGCTTCGTGCCCAGCCCGGAGCAAATGGCCCGCCTGCGCAACCCCATCGGGCTGGACATCGGCGCCGAAAGCCCGGAAGAGATCGCAGTGGCAGCCATAGCCGAGATAGTGGCCTTGCAAAGGGGCTTCCAGGGTGGTTTTTTGAACGATAAGAAAGCTGGGATTCACGAGGCGGCCACAGTGCCGTTGCTTACCTGA
- a CDS encoding MoxR family ATPase, giving the protein MFPTSVEETQKALEAHRYIADKGLSVAVFLALKLGRPLLLEGEPGVGKTEIVKVLSEVLSTRLIRLQCYEGLDISSAVYEWDYARQMMQIRLLEASGERDQEKVRHEVFSQEFLLKRPLLQALESTNGKAPVLLIDELDRADEEFEAFLLEFLSDWQITVPEVGTLKAQQPPVVVITSNRTREIHDALKRRCMYYWIDYPSFEKEYRIVQEKVPGVPEKLAQQAVAFVQALRQQDLYKAPGVAETLDWASSLLALGQTELSLEVVQETLGVLLKYQDDVVKAKQQAHDLLARAQMSSAL; this is encoded by the coding sequence ATGTTTCCGACATCTGTAGAGGAGACCCAGAAAGCCCTCGAGGCCCACCGCTACATTGCCGATAAGGGGCTTTCGGTGGCGGTGTTTCTGGCCCTCAAGCTGGGCCGCCCCCTGCTCCTGGAAGGCGAGCCGGGAGTGGGCAAAACCGAGATTGTCAAGGTGCTCTCCGAGGTGCTCTCCACCCGCCTGATTCGTTTGCAGTGCTATGAAGGGCTGGACATCAGCAGCGCGGTGTATGAGTGGGACTACGCCCGTCAGATGATGCAGATACGGCTCCTGGAAGCCAGCGGCGAGCGCGACCAGGAAAAAGTGCGCCACGAGGTGTTCAGCCAGGAGTTCTTGCTCAAGCGCCCCTTGCTGCAAGCCCTGGAGAGCACCAACGGCAAAGCCCCGGTGCTGCTCATTGACGAGCTGGATCGGGCCGACGAGGAGTTTGAAGCCTTTTTGCTCGAGTTCCTTTCGGACTGGCAGATTACCGTGCCAGAGGTGGGCACCCTCAAAGCCCAGCAGCCGCCGGTGGTGGTGATTACCTCCAACCGCACCCGCGAGATTCACGATGCCCTGAAGCGCCGCTGCATGTACTACTGGATTGATTACCCCAGCTTCGAGAAAGAATACCGCATCGTGCAGGAAAAAGTGCCCGGCGTACCGGAAAAGCTGGCCCAGCAGGCGGTGGCTTTCGTGCAGGCCCTGCGCCAGCAAGACCTCTACAAAGCCCCCGGTGTGGCCGAGACCCTGGACTGGGCCTCCTCGCTGCTGGCTTTGGGCCAGACCGAGCTTTCTCTCGAGGTCGTGCAAGAAACCCTGGGCGTGCTGCTCAAGTATCAGGACGATGTGGTCAAGGCCAAACAGCAGGCCCACGACCTGCTGGCCCGGGCCCAGATGTCCAGTGCGCTATGA
- a CDS encoding xanthine dehydrogenase family protein molybdopterin-binding subunit, which translates to MAEKLFGKAMKRVEDPRFITGTGNYTDDMTLPGMVHAAMVRSPYAHARIKRIDTSKAQAHPGVLAVITGQEMKDAGINGIPTGWLHPGIKTPPHYAITFDKARHVGDIVAAVIAETRQIAEDAAQLVEVDYEPLPAVSLGSEALKPGAPAVHDDVSDNVCFTWSIGDKEAVDKAFASAYKTVKLKLRNNRLVPNAMEPRASLAQYLKASDEYTLWTTSQNPHIHRLLIAAFIMGIPEHKLRVIAPDVGGGFGSKIYQYPEEIIVLYAAKKLGRPVKWTARRSESFVTDSHGRDHETVAEMAVDQNGKITAVRVDTIANMGAYLTTFAPAVPTYLYGCLLAGTYTTPHIYCHVTAPFTHTTPVDAYRGAGRPEATYLLERLVDVMAHELGMDPVEFRRKNLIPPDAFPYQTPVALQYDSGNYEANLDKALEMVGYKQLRQQQAEWRKQGRYMGIGVVTYIEACGLAPSALVGSLGAQAGQWESALVRVMPTGKVEVFTGTHSHGQGHETAFAQVVADELQIPVEDVVLVHGDTGRMPYGWGSYGSRSAPTGLSAIVLATRKIIDKSKKIAAHLLEAAPEDIVHEGGKFMVKGVPDKAKTFFEIALQAHLAHNYPADLEPGLEATHFYDPKNFVYPFGTHVAVVEVDPETGKIRLLRYLSVDDCGPVINPLIAEGQVHGGIAQGLGQALLEEAVYDPEGQILSGNFLEYTLPRADDLVQIEHDHTVTPCPHNPLGVKGIGEAGTIASTAAVANAVMDALRPFGIVHLDMPYTPEKIWRAIQHSRPAQAAD; encoded by the coding sequence ATGGCAGAAAAACTATTTGGTAAGGCCATGAAACGGGTCGAAGACCCCCGCTTCATTACCGGTACCGGCAACTATACCGACGACATGACCCTGCCCGGCATGGTGCACGCGGCCATGGTACGTTCGCCGTACGCCCACGCCCGCATCAAGAGGATTGACACCTCCAAAGCCCAGGCGCACCCTGGCGTGCTGGCAGTGATTACCGGGCAGGAGATGAAGGACGCAGGCATCAATGGCATTCCCACCGGCTGGCTGCACCCCGGCATCAAAACCCCACCCCATTACGCCATCACCTTCGATAAGGCCCGGCACGTGGGCGACATCGTGGCCGCGGTCATTGCCGAGACCCGCCAGATCGCCGAGGACGCCGCACAGCTCGTGGAAGTAGACTACGAGCCCCTACCAGCGGTCTCGCTGGGCAGCGAGGCGCTCAAACCCGGCGCGCCCGCCGTCCACGACGACGTGTCCGATAACGTCTGCTTCACCTGGAGCATTGGTGACAAGGAAGCGGTAGACAAAGCCTTTGCCAGCGCCTACAAAACCGTCAAGCTCAAGTTGCGCAACAACCGCCTGGTGCCCAACGCCATGGAGCCGCGGGCCTCGCTGGCCCAGTACCTCAAGGCCAGCGACGAGTACACCCTCTGGACCACCAGCCAGAACCCCCACATCCACCGCCTCCTGATCGCGGCTTTTATCATGGGCATCCCCGAGCACAAGCTACGGGTGATTGCCCCGGATGTGGGCGGGGGCTTTGGCAGCAAGATTTACCAGTACCCCGAAGAGATTATCGTGCTGTACGCGGCCAAAAAGCTGGGCCGCCCGGTCAAATGGACGGCCCGCCGCTCGGAGAGCTTCGTGACCGACTCCCACGGACGCGACCACGAGACCGTGGCCGAGATGGCGGTAGACCAGAACGGCAAAATTACCGCCGTGCGGGTGGACACCATCGCCAATATGGGGGCCTACCTGACCACCTTTGCCCCGGCGGTGCCCACCTACCTGTACGGCTGCTTGCTGGCTGGCACCTACACCACCCCCCACATCTACTGCCACGTGACCGCGCCCTTCACCCACACCACGCCAGTGGACGCCTATCGGGGCGCTGGGAGGCCCGAGGCCACGTATCTGCTCGAGCGCCTGGTGGACGTGATGGCCCACGAGCTGGGCATGGATCCGGTGGAGTTCCGCCGCAAAAACCTGATTCCCCCCGATGCCTTCCCCTACCAGACCCCGGTGGCCCTGCAGTACGACTCCGGCAACTACGAGGCCAACCTGGACAAGGCCCTGGAGATGGTGGGTTACAAGCAACTCCGCCAGCAGCAAGCGGAGTGGCGTAAGCAGGGCCGGTACATGGGGATTGGCGTGGTGACCTACATCGAGGCCTGCGGGCTGGCCCCTTCGGCCCTGGTGGGTAGCCTGGGCGCCCAGGCCGGGCAGTGGGAAAGCGCGCTGGTGCGGGTGATGCCCACCGGCAAGGTGGAGGTCTTTACCGGCACCCACAGCCACGGTCAGGGCCACGAGACGGCCTTCGCCCAGGTGGTGGCCGACGAGTTGCAGATTCCGGTGGAGGACGTGGTGCTGGTACACGGCGACACTGGGCGGATGCCCTACGGCTGGGGCTCCTATGGCTCGCGTTCGGCGCCCACCGGCCTTTCGGCCATCGTGCTGGCGACCCGGAAGATCATTGACAAGTCCAAAAAGATTGCCGCCCATCTGCTGGAGGCCGCCCCCGAAGACATTGTTCACGAGGGCGGCAAGTTCATGGTCAAGGGGGTACCCGACAAGGCCAAGACCTTCTTCGAGATCGCCCTGCAAGCCCACTTGGCCCACAACTACCCCGCCGACCTCGAGCCGGGCCTCGAGGCCACCCACTTCTACGACCCCAAAAACTTCGTCTACCCCTTCGGTACCCACGTCGCAGTGGTGGAGGTAGACCCCGAGACCGGCAAGATTAGGCTCCTGCGCTACCTCTCGGTGGACGACTGCGGCCCGGTGATCAACCCGCTCATCGCCGAGGGGCAGGTGCACGGCGGCATCGCCCAGGGCCTGGGGCAGGCCCTCCTGGAGGAAGCCGTCTACGACCCGGAAGGCCAGATTCTCTCGGGGAACTTCCTCGAGTACACCCTGCCCCGCGCCGACGACCTGGTGCAGATCGAGCACGACCATACCGTAACCCCCTGCCCGCACAACCCCTTGGGTGTCAAGGGCATTGGTGAGGCAGGCACCATCGCCTCCACCGCAGCGGTGGCCAATGCGGTGATGGATGCCCTGCGGCCCTTTGGCATCGTGCACCTCGATATGCCCTACACCCCAGAAAAGATCTGGCGGGCCATTCAGCATAGCCGCCCAGCCCAGGCTGCCGATTAG
- a CDS encoding site-specific integrase, translated as MPRLTNKPRRRKDGRFEVRLTIQEGGKSVRVSVFGKTAAEAERKARDLKTKAERGLYTRDKTTVAGYALGWLERKRKEVRPRTAELYRLELGYALPSIQDPEAKDPLGSKPLQDVKPAHIREVLGELAERYSIRTVKMVRQRLWQVFRDALDMELVFRNPVEPVRIKTPRGQSQKAGRALEVHEIAALLAALDSHKDPRTAMALRLMLACGLRRGEALGLQWQDVDLEAGVLTIRRAWTDDGKAGVVTLPKTGTSHRTLPIPHSTLERLKHYSIWYAGLFGNPNPEGWLFPGNDTTKPLNPHAPNWALKRITERLGIPPVRVHDLRHSYGSHMLANGAPLELVAERMGHANPNITLGVYRHVLEQERKGWVFDPEDLLKPRAKA; from the coding sequence ATGCCAAGACTGACGAATAAACCACGTAGACGCAAAGATGGACGCTTCGAGGTGCGCCTGACCATCCAGGAAGGGGGTAAGTCGGTAAGGGTCTCCGTGTTTGGCAAGACTGCTGCTGAAGCTGAGCGCAAAGCCCGCGACCTGAAGACCAAGGCCGAGCGGGGCCTGTACACCCGCGATAAGACCACCGTGGCGGGGTATGCCCTGGGTTGGCTTGAGCGCAAGCGCAAAGAGGTAAGACCCCGCACGGCTGAACTGTACCGGCTCGAGCTAGGCTACGCCCTGCCCTCAATCCAAGACCCCGAGGCCAAAGACCCGCTGGGCTCCAAACCTTTACAGGACGTGAAGCCTGCCCACATCCGCGAGGTGTTGGGTGAACTCGCAGAGCGCTATTCTATCCGCACCGTCAAGATGGTGCGGCAACGCCTGTGGCAGGTGTTCCGGGATGCTTTGGATATGGAGCTCGTCTTTCGTAACCCGGTGGAGCCGGTGCGGATCAAGACCCCTAGGGGTCAGAGCCAGAAGGCCGGTAGAGCCCTTGAGGTGCACGAGATAGCCGCCTTGCTGGCCGCACTGGATAGCCACAAAGACCCCCGTACTGCTATGGCCCTTCGGCTGATGCTGGCCTGTGGGTTGCGTAGGGGTGAGGCGCTGGGGTTGCAGTGGCAGGACGTAGACCTCGAGGCCGGGGTGCTCACCATCCGCCGGGCCTGGACAGATGACGGTAAGGCCGGGGTGGTGACCCTACCCAAGACCGGGACTAGCCACCGCACCCTTCCCATCCCGCACAGCACCCTCGAGCGGTTGAAGCATTACTCCATCTGGTACGCCGGGCTGTTTGGCAACCCCAACCCCGAGGGCTGGCTGTTCCCAGGTAACGACACCACCAAACCGCTCAACCCACACGCGCCGAACTGGGCCTTGAAGCGCATTACCGAGCGGCTGGGGATACCGCCGGTGCGGGTGCATGACCTGCGCCATAGCTACGGTAGCCACATGCTGGCAAACGGTGCACCGCTGGAGCTTGTGGCTGAGCGCATGGGACACGCCAACCCCAACATTACGCTAGGGGTTTACCGGCATGTGTTGGAGCAAGAGCGCAAGGGCTGGGTATTCGACCCTGAAGACCTGCTGAAGCCCAGGGCCAAGGCATAG
- a CDS encoding xanthine dehydrogenase family protein subunit M: MYTAPFSYKKVTNLSEALSLLQQNPEAKLLAGGHSLIPAMKLRLAAPPMLIDISKVAELRGIRRDGDTLVIGAMTTYRELETSDLLKELCPIIPQAVSLIGDPMVRAKGTIGGSLAHADPAADLPATMLALDAKIKIQGAGGARVVDIDHFFTGMFSTAVGPGEILAEVHIPIGGSAHAPAPARRMAYAKFPHPASRYAVVGVAVVIGPSGLRAAVTGAGEHAMRLTKLEQALSGQALTAENIAAACQGLLPADNLNHDLAASKEYRAHLVDVMAKRALMQAAGL; this comes from the coding sequence ATGTACACAGCACCGTTCAGCTACAAGAAAGTAACCAACCTCTCCGAGGCGCTATCGCTGCTCCAACAAAATCCCGAAGCCAAGCTGCTGGCCGGTGGCCACAGCCTGATTCCAGCTATGAAGCTGCGCCTGGCTGCACCGCCCATGCTGATTGATATCTCTAAAGTGGCCGAGCTGCGGGGCATCCGCCGCGACGGCGACACCCTGGTGATCGGGGCCATGACCACCTACCGCGAGCTGGAAACCTCCGACCTGCTCAAGGAACTCTGCCCGATTATTCCCCAGGCAGTGAGCCTGATTGGCGACCCCATGGTGCGGGCCAAGGGCACCATCGGCGGTTCGCTGGCCCACGCCGACCCCGCCGCCGACCTACCCGCCACGATGCTGGCCTTGGATGCCAAAATCAAAATCCAGGGGGCCGGGGGAGCCAGGGTAGTGGATATTGACCACTTCTTCACCGGCATGTTCTCCACTGCCGTCGGGCCAGGGGAAATCCTGGCCGAAGTGCACATTCCCATCGGTGGCTCTGCCCACGCACCTGCCCCAGCTCGCCGAATGGCTTATGCCAAGTTCCCTCACCCGGCCAGCCGCTATGCGGTTGTGGGGGTGGCGGTGGTGATTGGACCCAGTGGCCTACGGGCTGCAGTAACGGGCGCGGGAGAGCATGCCATGCGGCTCACCAAGCTCGAGCAGGCCCTTTCCGGCCAGGCCCTCACCGCCGAAAACATCGCCGCGGCCTGCCAGGGGCTTCTACCCGCCGACAACCTCAACCACGACCTGGCCGCCTCAAAAGAGTACCGCGCGCACCTGGTGGACGTGATGGCCAAACGGGCCTTGATGCAGGCCGCCGGGCTGTAG
- a CDS encoding (2Fe-2S)-binding protein, which yields MAEKVHIKIVVNGVEHHSEVEPRLLLVHYLRETLGLTGTHVGCDTSQCGACTVHLDGQAVKSCTLFAVQADGSSITTIEGLGSVDKLHPVQEGFWEMHGLQCGFCTPGMIMAAADLLNKNPQPTEEEIRHALEGNLCRCTGYHNIVRAVQYAADKMAGKVGTAADD from the coding sequence ATGGCAGAGAAAGTACACATCAAGATTGTGGTCAACGGCGTCGAACACCACAGCGAGGTCGAGCCGAGGCTTTTGCTGGTTCACTATCTACGGGAAACCCTGGGGCTCACCGGCACGCACGTGGGCTGCGATACCAGCCAGTGCGGGGCCTGCACGGTGCACCTCGACGGCCAGGCGGTAAAGTCGTGCACGCTCTTCGCCGTGCAGGCCGACGGCAGCAGCATTACCACCATTGAGGGCCTGGGCAGCGTGGACAAGCTCCACCCTGTGCAGGAGGGTTTCTGGGAAATGCACGGGCTACAGTGCGGCTTCTGCACCCCCGGCATGATTATGGCGGCAGCCGACTTGCTCAACAAAAACCCGCAGCCTACCGAGGAAGAAATCCGGCATGCCCTGGAGGGCAATCTGTGCCGCTGCACCGGCTACCACAACATCGTGCGAGCCGTACAGTATGCCGCCGACAAGATGGCCGGCAAGGTTGGAACGGCAGCGGACGACTAA